The following coding sequences lie in one Carassius carassius chromosome 1, fCarCar2.1, whole genome shotgun sequence genomic window:
- the LOC132140174 gene encoding gastrula zinc finger protein XlCGF57.1-like → MAFIKEETEDVKIEETLRVKQEDTEEQTDLMLLKEECIVPNDMEEEEQCETHNDFKTEEESFSRPQIKDTFSQKTTPKTETESYFTHFHCEKSFREHENLKVPMKIDTGGKTFSCQQCGKRFNRKGHLKDHMKVHTGEKSFTCQQCGKSFKHKGDLNRHMRIHTGEKSFTCQQCGVSFTHKGNLKVHMRIHTGEKPYTCQQCGVSFTNKGNLYRHMEIHTGGKSYTCQQCGVSVTHERNLKEHMRIHTGEKPYTCQQCGARFTYEGKLKAHMRIHTGEKPYNCQQCGVSFTHNGSLKVHMIIHTGEKPYTCQQCGVSFTNKGNLYRHMKIHTGEKSYTCQQCGVSVTHERNLKVHMRIHTGEKPYICKQCGVSFRNKGNLYRHMKIHTGEKSYTCQQCGVSVTHERNLKVHMRIHTGEKPYTCKQCGVSFRNKGNLYRHMKIHTGEKSYTY, encoded by the exons Atggcgtttattaaagaggagactgaagacgtgaagattgaagaaacattgagagtcaaacaagaagatactgaggaacaaacag ACCTCATGCTGCTGAAAGAAGAGTGCATAGTACCGAATGATATGGAAGAGGAAGAACAATGTGAGACTCATAATGATTTTAAAACCGAGGAAGAATCTTTCAGTCGGCCACAGATTAAAGATACTTTCTCACAGaaaacaactcctaaaacagaAACTGAAAGTTATTTCACCCATTTTCACTGTGAAAAGAGTTTCAGGGAACATGAAAACCTTAAAGTCCCCATGAAAATTGACACTGGAGGGAAGACATTctcctgccaacagtgtggaaaaagatTCAATAGAAAAGGACACCTTAAAGACCACATgaaagttcacactggagagaagtcttttacctgccaacagtgtggaaagagtttcaagcATAAAGGAGACCTTAACAGGCACATgagaatccacactggagagaagtcctttacctgccaacagtgtggagtcAGTTTCACACATAAAGGAAACCTTAAAgtgcacatgagaattcacactggagagaagccttatacctgccaacagtgtggagtTAGTTTCACAAACAAAGGAAACCTTTACAGGCACATGGAAATTCACACTGGAGGAAAATCttacacctgccaacagtgtggagtcAGTGTCACTCATGAAAGAAACCTTAAAgagcacatgagaattcacactggagagaagccttacacatgccaacagtgtggaGCCCGTTTCACATATGAAGGAAAACTTAAAgcgcacatgagaattcacactggagagaagccttacaactgccaacagtgtggagtcAGTTTCACACATAATGGGAGCCTTAAAGTGCACATGataattcacactggagagaagccttacacatgccaacagtgtggaGTCAGTTTCACAAATAAAGGAAACCTTTACAGGCACAtgaaaattcacactggagagaaatcctacacctgccaacagtgtggagtcAGTGTCACTCATGAAAGAAACCTTAAAgtgcacatgagaattcacactggagagaagccttacatcTGCAAACAGTGTGGAGTCAGTTTCAGAAATAAGGGAAACCTTTACAGGCACAtgaaaattcacactggagagaaatcctacacctgccaacagtgtggagtcAGTGTCACTCATGAAAGAAACCTTAAAgtgcacatgagaattcacacgggagagaagccttacacctgcAAACAGTGTGGAGTCAGTTTCAGAAATAAGGGAAACCTTTACAGGCACAtgaaaattcacactggagagaaatccTACACCTACTAA